Proteins encoded in a region of the Manduca sexta isolate Smith_Timp_Sample1 chromosome 1, JHU_Msex_v1.0, whole genome shotgun sequence genome:
- the LOC115447702 gene encoding uncharacterized protein LOC115447702: protein MSEQLELLTESPSHWTTVSYVTPEIQKKEIKPFVVLALKELEGNPDSRTSSLMNADKFSAVRAVVRHFARLRSATKEPWKQEDVTMFLEGLKFSPECTAEFTNLLCTEEMYENVPKHLRVKPGLLSLQWRIDMSLCQSNAQAESPTPQRLKELFHNFTYVILTLQLTDGTTTTYRLSIQKFHEIRYTVASALKNLIVMEKRKCMRKE from the exons ATGTCTGAACAATTAGAATTACTGACGGAGAGTCCGTCTCACTGGACCACGGTGTCGTATGTGACGCCGGAAAtacaaaaaaaggaaattaaaccTTTTGTTGTTT TGGCCCTAAAAGAGTTAGAAGGTAATCCAGACAGTAGAACATCGAGTTTGATGAATGCTGACAAGTTCTCAGCTGTCAGGGCGGTCGTGAGGCACTTTGCGAGACTACGTTCAGCTACCAAAGAGCCGTGGAAACAGGAGGATGTTACTATGTTTTTGGAAGGACTTAA GTTCTCGCCAGAGTGCACAGCGGAGTTTACAAACCTCCTATGCACTGAGGAAATGTATGAAAACGTGCCCAAACATTTGCGCGTGAAGCCTGGACTCCTGAGCTTGCAATGGCGGATAGACATGTCATTGTG CCAATCCAATGCACAAGCCGAAAGTCCAACACCGCAGCGTTTAAAAGAGTTATTCCACAACTTCACATACGTAATACTTACTTTACAACTCACGGATGGAACGACCACAACGTATCGGCTCTCCATACAAAAATTCCATGAAATAAGATATACTGTAGCTAGCGCTTTGAAAAATTTGATTGTTATGGAGAAAAGGAAATGCATGAGGAAAGAATGA